From the genome of Luteibacter rhizovicinus DSM 16549:
TCGTCCCGGCATCGGCATGCGGGAGCTGTCGGAGGACATGGTCATGGATCGCACCAGTCTCGTTCGCGCCCTGAAGCCCCTGCAAAGGGACGGTCTCGTCGCGGTCGCACCGTCGGTCGACGACTCGCGTCAGAACGTCTACCTGCTCACCCCGGCCGGTCATGCCAAGACCGCGCAGGCCGGTGAGTTGTGGGCGACAGCCCAGGCCGAGTACGAGGCGAGGTTCGGCAGCGCGACGGCCACCGCCACGCGCGAGACCATGCATCGGATCGGGCAGATGGCCTGAGGCCTTGACGTCCCCTTTTTTACCTAGACATGTGCATACGCACGCCAAGCAGGAATCATCGTGATGACTAGCAGCAATCCCGGCACGGCCCTCGTCACCGGCGCGTCCAGCGGCATCGGCGCCGTGTATGCGGACCGTCTCGCAAAGCGCGGTTTCGACCTCATCCTCGTGGCCCGCAACAAGGAAAAACTCGACGCCCTGGCAAAGCACATCACGGCATCGACCGGCCGCGTGGTGCGTGTTGTCGGCGCCGACCTGACGCGCGACGACGATCTGGGCCGCGTGGAAACGGTCATCGCCGAGACCACGGACCTGAGCCTGCTGGTCAACAACGCCGGTGTCGGCGCGATGGCTCCGCTGCTCCAGGCGGACATCGGCAAGATGACCGACCTCATCGCACTCAACGTCACCGCGCCGACGCGTCTTGCCTATAAAGCAGTGCCGGGGTTCGTCGCGCGCGGCGGCGGCGCGGTGATAAACATTTCGTCGATCGTCGCGGTCGCTCCCGAGTTGCTCAACGGCGTGTATGGCGGGAGCAAGGCCTTCATGCTCGCGCTCAGCCAGTCGATGCATCATGAGCTCGCCGACAAGGGCGTCCAGATCCAGGCCGTGTTGCCGGGTGCCACCGCGACCGACTTCTGGCCGGTAGCCGGCACGTCCATCGATAACCTGCCGCAGGAGTGGGTGATGAGCGCGGAGGACATGGTCGACGCCTCGCTGGCCGGCTTCGACGCCGGTGAGCTGGTGACGATTCCCGCCGTCGAGTCCGTGGCGCTGGTCGATGGGCTCGAAGCGGCGCGACGTGCGCTGTTCCCGGAGCTGTCGAAGTCGGTGCCGGCGTCGCGCTACGGGGTTAAGGCCCAGGTTGCTGCGTAATCGCGAGCACCCGTCGCCGCTGAAGCGGCTCCCACACAGGCCAACCGCCATGTGGGAGCCGCTTCAGCGGCGATCCCGCGGCAGCAGGCCTAGTGATACAACCGCCGCGCAATCGCCTGCTCGATAACATCCGCCGCGACACGCGCCCCATCCTCCACGCGAATCACCGCCGCCGCACGCTGTGCACGCGCCGCAACACCCTCGTCCATCAACAGCGCACGCAACTTCCCTCCCGCGACATCGGCGCGATAACGCGAGGCCGCCAGCACGTCCCCCACGCCCAGACGAACGACGCGCGCCGCGTTATCCGGCTGGTCGAAGCCATGCGGCACGACCAGTTCGGGACAGCCTGCACGCAACGCTTCCTGAGTCGTGCCGATGCCGCCGTGATGAACGACCGCCGCCGCGCGTGCGAACAGCGCACCGTGGGGTGCGTACTCCACGGCAACCACACCGTCCGGCAGGACCGCAGGCAGTCGCGCACGCATCTCCGGCGATCCCGTCAGCAGTACCGCGCGTCGACCCAGGGCCGCGGCGGCCGCCATGCTCTCGCGGAGGAAGCTCTCCCCCGCATGCACGGCCGCCGAGCCCAGCGTAAACACCAGTGGCGCGTCGCCGTCATCCAGAAAGCGACGGAGGTCGGCAGGAAGCGTGTCGGCAAACGGCGCGTAGCGGCAATAGCCGGTCACCACGGTGTGAGCCGGCGAATCCGGTGGGGGCCGACCCAACAGCGGCGAGTACATGGCGAGGACACCGTCTCGCGCGTGCTGTCCGCGATGAAAGGGATCGCCCCAGACCGACACCGGGGCCAGCCCGAGCGATTGCCGGAAGTGCCGTACCGCCTTCGTCCAGGGCGAGGTCACGGTCTCGCCAAGGCGCCGCACCCATGCGCCTCGTCGGGGTGACGCACGCAGGAAGCGGTCGAGCCAGTCGATCCCCGTGGCGGGGGGATCGAACGCCGAGAGGAACACGGCAGGCGACAGCGCGGCCGATAACCAGGCGATCCGCCGGGTCTCGCCAAGGATCTGCCCGGCGAAGGCCAGCGTCGAGGTCACGATCGCATCCGCGTCGGCACACACGGGTGCGAGAGCCTCGTAACTGCTCGCCACATCGGCCGCGGCCAGGTCGCGCACGACGAAGCGGGGACCGCGCCAGGGATGAAAGGCGCGCGCGGCGAAGGCCGCCTTGTCCTCGGGCTCGGCAATCCCGCTGGCGAGGACGAAATCCAGCCCCGCCTCGGCGACGGCGTCACGATGGATCCCGTGGGCGCCGATCGTCACGCGATACCCGCGCTGGCGCAGCTCCCGCCCCACGGCGAGGAAGGGAAAGAGATCGCCCTGCGATCCCACCGTCGCCATCACGATATGTCTTCCGGTCATGCAGCGCTCCAGGGAGGTCGGCCCATGGTCGCCGTCGGGATGTCGAGGCGATGCATCGCCACCGATTGACTTTGGGCGTCCATACGGCTAATTTTCCGCTCGTCAGCGGTCTTTATCTCTTTATTCGAATAGAAAGATAAAGCTAAGAGGGAAGCCGGTGTGAATCCGGCGCTGCCCCGCAGCGGTATGTGGAGACAAGCCCGTCACAGGCACTGGATCGGTAGCGATCCGGGAAGCGACGGACAAGGCGGCACCGTTACGGTGCCACATCCACGAGCCCGAAGACCTGCCGCCGACCGGAACGAACGCGCCGTCATGGGCGCGAACGCTCCGTCCGACCTGGATCGTCGTCCCGCGAGGGGCGGCATCCGGTTCGCCCGCGGGGGCGAAGGTCGACGGCTAGCCCGCATGACGCCCCCTGGCCTGTCGCGCCCCGCGCGGCAGGAGCGTGTGCGTCGGCGCCCAGCCGCCCTTCCCTCCTCTTTGCCACGAAGAGGAACATCCATGCCACACGTAACGTATCCGGGCTTCCCCCGCATCGGCCGACGCCGCGAACTCAAGCGCGCCCTCGAGAGTCACTGGAAAGGAGACAGCGGCGCCGACGAACTGCTCGCCGTCGCGCGCGAACTGCGCCAGCGCCATTGGAAGCTTGCCCGCGACGCCGGCGCCGACAGCGTCCCGGTCAACGACTTCTCCCTCTACGACCATGTCCTCGACGCCGCCGTGCTGGTCGACGCCATCCCCCCGCGCTACCGCGACCTCGCGGCGCGCGACCCGCTGGCGGGCTACTTCGCCATGGCCCGCGGCCACCAGGACGGCGATGTCGACCTGCATGCCCTGGAAATGACCAAGTGGTTCGACACGAACTACCACTACATCGTGCCGGAGCTCGAGGCGGGACAGCGCTTCGCAGCGCGCCCGGACAAGGTCGTCGCGGAATACCTTGAGGCCCGCGCGGCCGGTCACGTGGCGCGCCCTGTCCTGCTCGGACCGGTGAGCTTCCTGCGCTTGTCCAAGACCGTCGACGGCAGCGACCCGCTGGCCTTGCTCGACACCTTGCTGCCCGCATGGCTCGGCGCCATCGACGCCCTCGCCGACGCGGGCGCCGACTGGGTGCAGGTCGACGAACCGACCCTCGTGCTCGACCTCGATGCGGCATGGCGCGAAGCGTTCCGGCGGACCTATGCCGCGGTCGCCGCGCACGGACGCGTTCGCATCCTGCTCGCCACCTATTTTGGTGAGCTCGGTGCGAACCTCGAGCTCGCCACGTCGCTGCCTTTGGCCGGCCTGCATGTGGACCTCGCCCGCGCACCGGATCAGCTGGATGCCGTGCTCGATGCCTTGCCGGCCGACCGCGTGCTTTCCGCCGGCGTGCTCGATGGCCGCAACATCTGGCTGAGCGACCCGTCGACCATCCTTCCCCGCGTGGACCGCCTGCTCGCGCGTCTCGGCAACGACCGTCTCTGGCTGTCGACCTCCTGCTCCCTGCTGCACGTGCCGATCGATGTCTCCGAAGAGAAACACCTCCCTGCGCACCTGGCCGGATGGTTGTCGTTCGCCCGGCAGAAGATCGCCGAACTGCGTCGCTATGCGGACGCCGTCGCCGGCGACGACGCCGCGCGGAAAACCCTCGCCCGTCAGCACGAGATCGTCGCCAGCCGCCAGGCCTCCGGCGACGTCGTACGTGCCGACGTGCGCGCCCGCGTACGTCAGCTGACGCCGCAGTTCGGCCAGCGTCGTTCGGCCTTCTCGTTCCGCGCCGACGTGCAGCGCGAGCGCTTCGGCCTGCCCGACCTGCCGACGACGACGATCGGCTCGTTCCCGCAGACCAACGACCTGCGCATCGCGCGCGCCGCGCACCGCTCGGGCAAGCTGGACGACGACGCCTACGCCGCCATCCTTCGTGACGAGGTGCGTCGCGTCGTGCGTTTCCAGGAAGAAGCCGGTATCGACGTGCTGGTGCATGGCGAACCCGAGCGCAACGACATGGTCGAGTACTTCGGCGAGCAGCTGGACGGCTACGTCTTCACCTCGCTCGGCTGGGTGCAGAGCTACGGCTCACGCTGCGTCAAGCCACCGATCATCTATGGCGATGTCGCGCGTCCCGCACCGATGACCGTCGCCTGGTCGGCGTACGCGCAGTCGCTCACCGACAAGCCTATGAAGGGCATGCTCACCGGACCGGTGACGATGCTGCAGTGGTCCTTCGTGCGCGATGACCTGCCCCGCGCCGATGTCTGCCGGCAGATCGCCCTGGCCCTGCGTGACGAAGTGCACGATCTGGAGAAGGCTGGCATCGGCATCGTCCAGATCGACGAGCCCGCGCTGCGCGAAGGCCTGCCGCTGCGTCGCGCGGACTGGGATGCCTATCTCGCCTGGGCCGTCGACGCCTTCCGCATCACAGCCGGGGGCGTCAGCGATGCGACCCAGGTGCACACCCACATGTGCTACTCGGAATTCAACGACATCATCGAGGCGGTCGCCGCGATGGACGCGGACGTCATCTCGATCGAGACCAGCCGCTCGCGCATGGAGCTCCTGGACGCTTTCACCCGGTTCCAGTACCCGAACGGCATCGGCCCTGGCGTCTACGACATCCACTCACCCCGCGTCCCGACCGAAGCCGAAATGGCCGACCTCCTGGCCCGGGCCCTCCGGGTGCTGCGTCCCGACCAGCTCTGGGTGAACCCCGACTGCGGCCTGAAGACCCGCGGCTGGCCGGAGGTCTCCGACGCCCTGAGAGGCATGGTCTCAGTGGCCAGGGCGGCCCGCGAGAGACTGGCCGTGACGGTCTGACATCGAGGCGGCTCTTCTGTGGGAGCCGCTTCAGCGGCGATGAGCCTCCCCGCCCGCGTCAGCTCTCACTGACGCGGGCGCAGGGGAAACCCAGCGGCGCACCCACCCCATTCCCTGACGGAACGAAAGCGCACAACCTCATAACCTACGGCCTTCCACAGGAAGGAGCGTGAGATGAGGAAGAAAGGAATCGCCCTGCTGCTTGCCCTGGCAAGCACGCAGGCTATCGCGGGGGAGCGCCCGTATGTCCACGATCTGGATCGTCGTTTCGACCAGTACACGTGGGTCACCACCCACAACGCGTTCAATACCTTATTGCCCTCCAGCCAGAGCAGGAGCATCCCCCAGCAGCTTCGCGACGGCGTGCGCGGCTTGTCGCTGGATCTGCACGAGTACCAGGGCAGGGTCAGGGTCTGCCACGGCTCATGCGCCCTCGCCGGCCGGCCGCTGGCCACCCATCTCAACGATGAGATCGTCCCCTTCCTTCTGGCCGATCGCCAAGCCATCGTCACGATCCATCTGGAGGACTACGTTTCGCCGTCCGCGCTACGCGCCGAATTGGCAAGAGTCCCTAACCTGGCACGCCTGACATTCAATCCGGACACCTGGAATACCCCTGGCTGGCCGACGCTTCGACAGATGATCGCAGCGAATCAACGATTGCTGATCTTCGATCTGGAATCAAAAAATGCCGGCCGCTACGCCCTCCCCAGCGGCGTGGCGACCATCATGTCCTCCAGGGGCGGTACGTCGGAAAACTACTGGGTGCTGGGCAAGACTATCGGTACGCACGATACCTCGTGCAGGAGCCGCTGGGCCGGTACATTGGAACCGGGACAGGTACAGTTTCGGGGGAAATCATGGCCCCGCCTGTTCGTCATGAACCATTTCCATGAAACCGGGGAATCGCTGCATTCAAGGACGGACAACCGCTACGACAAGCTGATGGACCGTGTGTACGGCACCTGTGCACGCGCCGCTCGTCGCCCGCCAAACTACATCGTCATCGACCACTATCAGCAAGGCGATGCCTTTGAGCTTGCCGGTGTACTCAACCAGGGCGGCATCGTCCTGTACGAAGGCAGGAACGCGACCCAGAACATCGTGTGCGGCATCCCCGGCGGCGAGGCGACCACCATCAACTTCAAGAGCGGAAACCGCCGGGGGTGCGAGAACGACGAGGCCCGCTCGGCTCGTCTGTTCGGTTTGCGTGCCGGCACGACCTTCACCGTATTCGATTCCCCGGATGGAAAGCGATCCGACGACTACACGACGGTTCGCGTCCTCAAGGACCTCGGAAGCCGCACCGTGACGATTCCCTCGTTCCATACCTCATACAAGGACGGCTACGTCGACGTCCAGGCCCGTTACCGGAACGGCCTCGACGGCAAGGTGTCACGCGTGAACGTGGTGCCGGCGACCACCCGATAGGTGCCAGCCGCCCGCCGGGTCGCCGCCGAGACGCGGCCCCGGCCCGCCGCCGCCTGAACATCCATGCAATCGTCACCCCCGGGGCGTACCCTTCCCCCTGCAAACCCGGCAAAGGCCGTGTATCATGGCGCGCCCCCATTTATCTCTTTATCCGTAAAGAAGGATATATACCCACGATGAGCAACTTCCTCTTCACCTCCGAGTCGGTCTCCGAAGGCCATCCGGACAAAATCGCCGACCAGATCTCCGACGCCGTTCTGGACGCCATCCTGGCCCAGGATCCTCGCGCTCGCGTGGCCTGTGAGACGCTGGTGAAGACCGGCGTCGCCATCGTCGCGGGTGAAATCACCACCAGCGCCTGGATCGACCTCGAGGCGCTGACCCGCAAGGTCATCCTCGACATCGGCTACGACTCCTCCGAAGTCGGCTTCGACGGCGAGACCTGCGGCGTGCTGAACCTCATCGGCAAGCAGTCCCCGGACATCAACCAGGGCGTGGACCGCAAGAAGCCGGAAGAACAGGGCGCTGGCGACCAGGGCCTGATGTTCGGCTACGCCACCAACGAGACCAGCGAGTACATGCCGGCGGCGATCCATTACGCCCACCGTCTCGTCGAGCAGCAGACCAAGGTCCGCAAGAAGAAGAACTCGCCGCTGCCGTGGCTGCGCCCGGACGCCAAGAGCCAGGTCACCCTGCGCTACGAGAACGGCGAAGCCGTCGCCATCGACGCCGTCGTGCTCTCGACCCAGCACGATCCGGACGTGAAGCAGAAGGACCTCATCGAAGGCGTGCGCGAGCTGATCCTCAAGCCCGTGCTGCCGGCGAAGCTGCTGCACAAGGGCACCAAGTTCCACATCAACCCGACCGGCAAGTTCGTCATCGGTGGCCCGGTGGGCGATTGCGGCCTGACCGGTCGCAAGATCATCGTCGACACCTACGGCGGCTGGGCCCGTCACGGTGGTGGCGCGTTCTCGGGTAAGGATCCGTCCAAGGTCGATCGTTCGGCCGCCTACGCCGCGCGTTACGTCGCCAAGAACATCGTCGCGGCCGGCCTCGCCGACCGTTGCGAGATCCAGGTCAGCTACGCCATCGGCGTGGCCGAGCCGACCTCGATCTCGGTGACCACCTTCGGCACCGGCAAGATTCCCGACGAGAAGATCGAGAAGCTGATCCGCAAGCACTTCGACCTGCGCCCGTTCGGCATCATCAAGATGCTCGACCTGGTCCACCCGATGTACCAGCAGACCGCCTCGAACGGTCACTTCGGCCGCAAGCCCTACGAGGTCACCGACAAGAACGGCAACACGTTCACGGCGTTCTCGTGGGAGAAGACGGACAAGGCCGAGATCCTGCGCGATGCCGCTGGGCTTGGTGTGAAGGCCGTTCGCGCCAAGTAAGCAAACGCGCGTCTTAAACCATAAGAAAACGGGCGCCCTCGGGCGCCCGTTTTCGTTCGCATGGTTCGATCTATGCCAAAGTGCGGCAACCCGGCATGCAAGGGTTCCACGGCATATCATCGGAGCACGCCCATGGTCCGCTTTCTCTGCGCCACGATCCTGCTCGCTGCCATGAGTCTGCCCGCGCTCGCGGATGTCCGACCCTTTCCGACGACCTTCCGGATCCAGGACATCGCCACCGACGGCGCCACCATCCACGTTCGCGTCGGCGGCACGGGCCCCGCCGTCGTGCTGCTGCACGGCTTCGGCGACACCGGGGACATGTGGGCACCGCTGGCCGAGAATCTGGCCCGGGACCATACCGTCATCGTGCCCGACCTGCGAGGCATGGGCATGTCGTCGCATCCGGACGGCGGCTACGACAAGAGAACCCAGGCGGGAGACGTACGCGCCGTCCTCACCCAGCTCGGTGTCGACCGCGCCGTCGTCGTCGGTCACGATATCGGCACCATGGTGGCCTACGCCTATGCCGCACGCTATCCAGACAAGACCGTGCGCCTGATCGTGATGGATGCGCCTGTTCCGGGTATCCCACCCTGGGACCAGATCGTGCGCAATCCCTTGCTGTGGCACTTCGATTTCGGGGGGCCGGACATGGAGCGCCTGGTCGCAGGGCGCGAACGTATCTATCTGGATCGTTTCTGGAACGAGTTCGC
Proteins encoded in this window:
- the metE gene encoding 5-methyltetrahydropteroyltriglutamate--homocysteine S-methyltransferase, translated to MPHVTYPGFPRIGRRRELKRALESHWKGDSGADELLAVARELRQRHWKLARDAGADSVPVNDFSLYDHVLDAAVLVDAIPPRYRDLAARDPLAGYFAMARGHQDGDVDLHALEMTKWFDTNYHYIVPELEAGQRFAARPDKVVAEYLEARAAGHVARPVLLGPVSFLRLSKTVDGSDPLALLDTLLPAWLGAIDALADAGADWVQVDEPTLVLDLDAAWREAFRRTYAAVAAHGRVRILLATYFGELGANLELATSLPLAGLHVDLARAPDQLDAVLDALPADRVLSAGVLDGRNIWLSDPSTILPRVDRLLARLGNDRLWLSTSCSLLHVPIDVSEEKHLPAHLAGWLSFARQKIAELRRYADAVAGDDAARKTLARQHEIVASRQASGDVVRADVRARVRQLTPQFGQRRSAFSFRADVQRERFGLPDLPTTTIGSFPQTNDLRIARAAHRSGKLDDDAYAAILRDEVRRVVRFQEEAGIDVLVHGEPERNDMVEYFGEQLDGYVFTSLGWVQSYGSRCVKPPIIYGDVARPAPMTVAWSAYAQSLTDKPMKGMLTGPVTMLQWSFVRDDLPRADVCRQIALALRDEVHDLEKAGIGIVQIDEPALREGLPLRRADWDAYLAWAVDAFRITAGGVSDATQVHTHMCYSEFNDIIEAVAAMDADVISIETSRSRMELLDAFTRFQYPNGIGPGVYDIHSPRVPTEAEMADLLARALRVLRPDQLWVNPDCGLKTRGWPEVSDALRGMVSVARAARERLAVTV
- a CDS encoding SDR family NAD(P)-dependent oxidoreductase, which translates into the protein MTSSNPGTALVTGASSGIGAVYADRLAKRGFDLILVARNKEKLDALAKHITASTGRVVRVVGADLTRDDDLGRVETVIAETTDLSLLVNNAGVGAMAPLLQADIGKMTDLIALNVTAPTRLAYKAVPGFVARGGGAVINISSIVAVAPELLNGVYGGSKAFMLALSQSMHHELADKGVQIQAVLPGATATDFWPVAGTSIDNLPQEWVMSAEDMVDASLAGFDAGELVTIPAVESVALVDGLEAARRALFPELSKSVPASRYGVKAQVAA
- the metK gene encoding methionine adenosyltransferase, with protein sequence MSNFLFTSESVSEGHPDKIADQISDAVLDAILAQDPRARVACETLVKTGVAIVAGEITTSAWIDLEALTRKVILDIGYDSSEVGFDGETCGVLNLIGKQSPDINQGVDRKKPEEQGAGDQGLMFGYATNETSEYMPAAIHYAHRLVEQQTKVRKKKNSPLPWLRPDAKSQVTLRYENGEAVAIDAVVLSTQHDPDVKQKDLIEGVRELILKPVLPAKLLHKGTKFHINPTGKFVIGGPVGDCGLTGRKIIVDTYGGWARHGGGAFSGKDPSKVDRSAAYAARYVAKNIVAAGLADRCEIQVSYAIGVAEPTSISVTTFGTGKIPDEKIEKLIRKHFDLRPFGIIKMLDLVHPMYQQTASNGHFGRKPYEVTDKNGNTFTAFSWEKTDKAEILRDAAGLGVKAVRAK
- a CDS encoding glycosyltransferase; amino-acid sequence: MTGRHIVMATVGSQGDLFPFLAVGRELRQRGYRVTIGAHGIHRDAVAEAGLDFVLASGIAEPEDKAAFAARAFHPWRGPRFVVRDLAAADVASSYEALAPVCADADAIVTSTLAFAGQILGETRRIAWLSAALSPAVFLSAFDPPATGIDWLDRFLRASPRRGAWVRRLGETVTSPWTKAVRHFRQSLGLAPVSVWGDPFHRGQHARDGVLAMYSPLLGRPPPDSPAHTVVTGYCRYAPFADTLPADLRRFLDDGDAPLVFTLGSAAVHAGESFLRESMAAAAALGRRAVLLTGSPEMRARLPAVLPDGVVAVEYAPHGALFARAAAVVHHGGIGTTQEALRAGCPELVVPHGFDQPDNAARVVRLGVGDVLAASRYRADVAGGKLRALLMDEGVAARAQRAAAVIRVEDGARVAADVIEQAIARRLYH
- a CDS encoding alpha/beta fold hydrolase, with the translated sequence MVRFLCATILLAAMSLPALADVRPFPTTFRIQDIATDGATIHVRVGGTGPAVVLLHGFGDTGDMWAPLAENLARDHTVIVPDLRGMGMSSHPDGGYDKRTQAGDVRAVLTQLGVDRAVVVGHDIGTMVAYAYAARYPDKTVRLIVMDAPVPGIPPWDQIVRNPLLWHFDFGGPDMERLVAGRERIYLDRFWNEFAGDPPKIDEGTRQHYAQIYARPGAMHSSFAQFRAIRQDADVNQASLATKLPMPVLAIGGEKSFGANEAIVMRNAAGNVTGLVIPGAGHWLMEEATDATIAAVRNFADGKPVAGATTH
- a CDS encoding MarR family winged helix-turn-helix transcriptional regulator gives rise to the protein MTSRIDLCNCFAARQAARAITRTYERHLAPSGLTSSQFTLLVLLEDRPGIGMRELSEDMVMDRTSLVRALKPLQRDGLVAVAPSVDDSRQNVYLLTPAGHAKTAQAGELWATAQAEYEARFGSATATATRETMHRIGQMA